The DNA segment ATATCAGTAGCAAAAGAAGGCGAAACTATTGTTGCAAAGGAGTATGGCGATGTGaggttgtttgctttttcggAAAACGGAGAATCAACGGGAATAACATTGAAAGACGTTCTTTACATTCCCGAAGCGCGAGTGAACTTATTGTCTGTGAGAAAAGTGGAAACTGCTGGATTGAAAGTGTTGTTTGCAAATGGAATTGTTACAATAGAAAACAATTCTGGCATCGTTGCCAAAGGTGAACGCCGCGGTAAATTGTACGAGCTAGTGCTTTATCGAGATATTGATAACAATAGTGCGGGTTTCTATTCATGTGGTCGTGTGCCTAAAGAATTAGAGCTGTGGCATCGacgctatggccatttgagtGCTAAGAATTTGAGAAATATCATCTCCAAAGGAATGGTAGATGGTATGGAAACAAATGTGAAGAATCCGGGTAacgagtttgtgtgtgaagcGTGTCACGAAGGAAAACAGACGCGGAAACCGTTTTCTAATAGTGAAATCAGGAGATCAAAACGTATTCTCGAGCTGATACACTCAGATGTGTGTGGACCAGTTCCACAGGTGGGAATTCATGGTGAACGATATTTCGTTAGTTTTGTTGACGATTTTAGTCGTTTTACGGTTGTTTATCCCATGATCACAAAGGTTGAAGTGTTGGATCGATTCATGGAATACGAAGCCTTTGTTACAGCTAAGTTCGGTCAATGTATATCGCGATTACGTTGTGATAACGGCGGGGAATACGTTGGACGTGAATTCAAGAACTTTTGCAAGGTGAAGGGAATTCAAATCGAATGGACTGTTCCATATTCTCCGGAGCAGAATGGTGTGAGTGAAAGAATGAACCGTACATTAGTAGAGAAGGTTCGTTCCATGATTAGTGACAGTGGCGTTGGTAAAGAGTTTTGGGCTCCTGCGGTTCAAACAGCAGCATATTTGGTAAATCGCAGTCCGGCTAGTGCACTGGGTAATCTAACGACACCATTCGAAGTTTGGGAAAATCGTAAACCAAACGTAAGTAATTTGCGTACCTTCGgcagtgttgtgtttgtgcatgtaCCAAAAGAGCAAAGAAGGAAGTTCGATACAAAATCGTGGAAAGGTGTTTTTATCGGGTATGCCCCTTGTGGATATCGTGTATGGCATTTGGAGGAGAAGAAAATCGTTGTTGCGCGGGACGTCGATTTTATAGAAAATTCGAATTTGAGTGAATTGTTAACATCCTCGCGGTCAAACGGCAACAGTGACGAATTTCTTATCCGTACGGTTTGGGACGGACCTATCAGTGATAGTGATGTTGAAGATGATGTTGTCTCCCAACAACCGATCGAAAATGCCGACGATCCTGATAAAACCCTGGCTGAAAACGTTTACGAAGAAAGTTTCAGTAGTTGTATTGGTGATGGTGAAGATAATTTCGAAGTAAAATCGCCTAAAGTTCTTAGTGAACGAAAACGGAAGACACCTGCATGGCATAAAGACTACAACATGAACTACACAGGCTTTGCATTCAATGCATCAAGCTATGTGGATCATGTACCGACTTCGCTTACGGAAGCGAAATCGTCCGCAGATtgggaaaaatggaaagcTGCAATCCTCGAGGAAATGGATTCTCTTACAAGAAATCACACGTGGACCCTTGAGAAGCTACCACATGGTCGAATACCAATCACTTGCAAGTGGGTGTTCAAAGTAAAGCGCGGGGAATCTAAAAATGAAGATCGATTCAAAGCTCGATTAGTAGCCCGTGGTTTCAGCCAGAAACATGGTTTCGATTACGCTGAAACTTATTCTCCAGTAGCGCGTTTGGATACCGTGAGAGTAGTTTTAGCCATCGCAAATGATTTAAGAATGGTGGTTCATCAAATGGACGTTAAAACTGCTTTCCTCAATGGACATTTGGAGGAAGAGATTTACATGACACCACCAGAAGGAGTTGACATTGACAGTAATCTTGTGTGTCGGTTGAACCGATCATTGTATGGGTTGAAACAAGCTTCGAGAGCTTGGAATGCAAGGTTTCACAGATATGTCGAGAAACTAGGATTTCGTAGAAGTGTGAGTGACATGTGCCTATACATAAAGGGATCTGGGAACAGTAAAGTGATCTTAgtgctttatgtggatgatcTGCTCGTTGTTGGTCATCAGCTTAATGCGGTCAAGGCAGTGAAGCAATCTCTCTCGAAAGAGTTTGAAATGTCAGACATTGGAGAGGTTAAAACATTCCTTGGCATGAAGATTGAACGCGATGTGGAAGGAAAAAGTCTCCGGATAAGTCAGCGAAATTTTCTAGAGAATTTACTTCTGCGTTTCAATATGCATGAGTGCAAGGCAGTCTCAACACCGATGGAGTGTCATCTTCGGCTGAAGAAAGGTGAAGATGCTGAGCGTACAGACAAGCCATACAGACAGCTGATTGGTTGTCTTATGTACGTAATGTTGACATCGAGGCCAGATTTGTGTGCGTCCGTTAGCTATCTTAGCCAGTTCCAGAGTTGTCCTACGGAGGTACACTGGAAGCATGCAAAGAGAGTACTCCGATACATCAAGGGTACGCTTGAGTATGGGCTCGTTTTTCGTGCGAAAGATTCTGCGCCAGTCATCGAGGCGTTTGCTGATGCGGATTGGGCGAATGATCCGACGGATCGACGCTCGTTGACGGGATATCTGTTCCGAGTATGCAGTGCAGCTGTAAGCTGGTTGACAAGGAAACAGTCGACGATTGCGTTATCGTCAACCGAGGCGGAACTAGTGGCGTTGAGTGTGGCTGTTTGTCATGGAAAATGGCTTGTGCGGCTGTTGCGGGATCTGGAGAAAGAACCGGAGCTACCGGTTGTTTACCACGAAGACAATCAATCAACCATTCGAGTGGTCGAGGATGAGCGAGACAGTGGTCGTCTAAAGCATGTCGACGTAAGGCATCGATTCGTGCATGAAGAAATTCAGCGAGGGCAAGTATTGGTAAAGTATATTCCTACTGGTGATCAGATCGCTGATATAATGACGAAAGGTTTGCCTCTAtctgtttttcaaaaacaccGAACGAATTTGGGGTTAGTAAGTTCCGAACATTGAGCGGGGGTGTTGGGATATACAATGTCCGTCAGTAATACCAATGACGCAACCTGACGTTGCTGTCAACTCACGCGAGGTGAGCGCACCTCTAATTGAACTCATGTATAAATGTACAGCGCCAGTCGCTTCCTGAACTCCGAAAGAGATACATCAAATATATTGAACTCCTCAACCGAAACAAAACTGGTGTTCCACAGCGTTTAAAACTAATATCACATTATATGCGACTCGGACCCGTGGTTGGAAGGATTTCGTTATGTTCATACGAGTTCGGTAAGGTCGTACGAGTTCGACTAAGGCCTACTGAACTCGTTTGAACCCACTGAACTCGTATGAACTTAatgaactcgttgcaccaacgggtcggactTGCATATATTTTGCTGAACCTACTGAACCTTCCGAACCTACTGGAATCAAATTACGACCCAGTTCGCTCCGGTTCACATTTTGATGACTCCGACTCGgtaggttcgggtcgacctccccccccccccccatcactAACCCGTACCTACGTAAACGACCCGGAGTCGTGCAGGTCGAACGTTACAAATAGGATCAGTAGGTGCAATGATTCCGGTAGGTGCAAAAAAGCATAAGCCActcccgttggtgcagcgagttcaaTAGGTTCAATactcgacccgaactcgctgcaccaatgggttggagtcgcttatgcatttttgcacacagtggcggattaagacGCGTGGAACCCCTAATCGGTCACACAAATGTAAGCTTGGTTAAAGCGTCTAGTAGGGAAATGTTCTCAATCAGAGAAGGATTGAGTAGAAATTGTACTTGCGAGCGTAGTGTGGGTTCCATTTTTGGAGCCCCTCAAGACCATGGGGCCCCATGCGGCCGCTTAGTTTGCTTAGCGCATAATCCGCCCCTGCTCGCCGACTCCAACctagcgcacccgctgcacagacgggtcggaatcgattccgactggctcgcacccgactccgggtcggATCGTGACATGAATTGTATGACCCACCACTACTAGATTTGTTGTTCTGTTGCAAGGAATGTTTATATTTTCTGATCTTTTACCAAGCACCGAGTTAGCTTGGACGAAGAAACATGGATCCCATTTTGtataattgtaaaataatttatcgcattattttaattttgcgcATAGTTCTTTCCAACTGTAATTAATTAACTTTTATCTTCCAAGACACagtttttcacattttcttcGTATGGATAATTTCGATGCCTGGGAATTCGCTCCGCACTCAACTCTTTAGCGATGTAGTGTAAACACACTTTTCGCCCCACGCGCTGTCAAATTTCGCTGAGGGTTGTTCTCGGTGGGGGGTGGAAActatgttgatgttgttgttttcccaCTCGCTTGTCGCCGGCTAAAATGTTGCTTCGAAAGCTGAGCACATTTGGCGGCGCAGCCAAAACGTTTGCCAAGGTAGTGCCGACCAACCTGAAAGGTAAAAGTAAAAGTTCCCAAGAATGGCTTACCAGACAGCTGCGCGATCCGTACGTGGAACGGGCAAAGATGATGAACTACAGGTACGGCGTGGATGGAAAAAGCAGCGCCTTTTGCGGATGAAGCTCGGTTTGTAATCGCAATCGCTTTCCCCTTAGATGTCGAAGTGCATTCAAGCTGCTGGAGATAGATAATAAATATGGGCTCGTGAAACCGGGCTACACGGTAATCGATTGTGGTGCATCGCCCGGCTCCTGGACGCAGATTGCCGTAAAGCAGTCGAACGCGGACGGAGGACTGCCAGGCAAGCCCAAGGGCATGGTCGTGGGTGTAGATCTGCTCCAAATATACCCAATAGAGGTAAGGAAAGCGGCAGCGAGGTAACGATACAACTAGCTGACAATTTCCCTCCCGTAGCATGCGATTCTTTTCGGCAATAGTGACTTTTTGCGCAAGGAAACGCAGGACAAGATAAGGGCCAGTCTCGGCGAACGACGGGTCGACTGTGTCCTCTCCGACATGGCACCGAACGCGTCCGGCATACGAGCGCTTGACCAGGAAAACATAACGACCCTTTGCTACGCCGTGCTGCGGTTTGCGATCCTAATGTCCACGCCGAACGCGTCCCTGCTAATGAAGGTGTGGGATAACGGGGACGTGCCCAAGCTGGAGAAAAGCATACTGGAGTACTACAAAACAGTGAAGCGA comes from the Anopheles coluzzii chromosome 2, AcolN3, whole genome shotgun sequence genome and includes:
- the LOC120952423 gene encoding rRNA methyltransferase 2, mitochondrial yields the protein MLLRKLSTFGGAAKTFAKVVPTNLKGKSKSSQEWLTRQLRDPYVERAKMMNYRCRSAFKLLEIDNKYGLVKPGYTVIDCGASPGSWTQIAVKQSNADGGLPGKPKGMVVGVDLLQIYPIEHAILFGNSDFLRKETQDKIRASLGERRVDCVLSDMAPNASGIRALDQENITTLCYAVLRFAILMSTPNASLLMKVWDNGDVPKLEKSILEYYKTVKRVKPQASRDDSAENFILARGFVGIER